Proteins co-encoded in one uncultured Draconibacterium sp. genomic window:
- the yidD gene encoding membrane protein insertion efficiency factor YidD, whose translation MAIFIMKAIGKAVLKFLGWILLIPIYVYKYGISPFTPASCRHIPTCSEYAVKAIKIHGPFKGFVLTVRRLSKCHPWGTHGYDPVPPKE comes from the coding sequence TTGGCTATATTTATTATGAAAGCAATTGGTAAGGCAGTTCTGAAGTTTTTGGGGTGGATACTTTTAATTCCGATTTATGTTTACAAATACGGAATATCGCCATTTACTCCGGCATCTTGCAGGCATATTCCCACCTGTTCGGAGTATGCTGTAAAGGCGATAAAAATTCACGGTCCGTTTAAAGGATTTGTGCTCACTGTCAGGCGTCTTTCAAAATGTCACCCGTGGGGCACGCACGGGTACGACCCCGTTCCGCCAAAAGAATAG
- the nagB gene encoding glucosamine-6-phosphate deaminase, whose translation MKLVIHNNYDGLSIWAANHIAERISDFEPSSEKPFVLGLPTGSTPLGTYKALIDLYKQGKVSFKNVVTFNMDEYVGIAENHPESYHSFMFENFFNHIDIKKENINILDGNAADLDAECERYEAKIKSYGGIELFMGGMGADGHLAFNIPGSSIQSRTRLVDLNYDTIIANSRFFDNDLNQVPKQALTVGVQTVLDSNEVLVLVNGYKKARALQNVVENGINHMWTLSALQMHPNGIIVCDEDATMELKVGTVKYFKESV comes from the coding sequence ATGAAACTAGTAATTCATAATAACTACGATGGATTAAGCATTTGGGCTGCCAACCATATTGCCGAAAGAATTAGTGATTTTGAGCCGTCGTCAGAAAAACCATTTGTGCTGGGTTTACCAACCGGATCAACACCATTGGGAACTTACAAAGCACTGATTGACCTGTACAAGCAAGGAAAAGTATCGTTTAAAAATGTGGTAACCTTTAACATGGACGAGTACGTAGGCATTGCCGAAAACCATCCGGAAAGCTACCACAGTTTTATGTTCGAGAACTTTTTTAATCACATCGATATTAAAAAAGAGAACATCAATATTCTTGACGGAAACGCCGCCGATTTAGATGCTGAATGCGAGCGTTACGAAGCCAAAATTAAATCGTACGGAGGTATTGAATTGTTTATGGGTGGAATGGGCGCCGATGGTCACCTGGCTTTTAACATCCCGGGATCGTCGATTCAGTCGCGCACCCGTTTGGTAGATTTGAATTACGACACGATTATAGCCAACTCGCGTTTCTTCGACAACGATTTAAACCAGGTGCCCAAACAGGCTTTAACTGTTGGGGTGCAAACGGTACTCGACTCGAATGAAGTGTTGGTTTTAGTAAACGGATACAAAAAAGCCCGCGCACTGCAGAATGTTGTGGAAAACGGTATCAATCACATGTGGACATTGTCGGCACTACAAATGCATCCGAACGGCATTATTGTTTGCGACGAAGATGCCACAATGGAACTAAAAGTAGGAACAGTAAAGTATTTTAAAGAATCAGTTTAA
- a CDS encoding Sb-PDE family phosphodiesterase, whose translation MMKRFGFIIVLLVVSNGLLYAQSRRIINIPNISGYQTLKCDLHMHTVFSDGTVWPTVRIEEAWNEGLDAISITDHIEYRPHSIDVVADHNRSYDLAKPLADQSDILLIKGAEITRSMPPGHLNALFITNANLLELEDVQDAVKEARDQGAFIMWNHPCWDAQQPDSVLWWDEHSYFLENDMLHGIEVYNGEFCPEALDWANEKKLTMLGNSDVHGPMDVNDGHRPLTLVFAKSRTIGGIKEALFDGRTAVYFDNTIVGRSEFLEPLFFESLKYKNTPLQLKNRESKVVKITNNSDVDYNLELVQPGVGFDAPETVTLKAHHVSALSLSGNSDEVASTGSLDVYYRVNNMLTGVDDPLVVTFTFRNN comes from the coding sequence ATGATGAAAAGGTTTGGATTTATAATTGTATTGCTTGTAGTTAGCAACGGGTTACTATACGCACAGTCGCGACGAATAATTAATATTCCGAATATTAGCGGTTACCAAACATTAAAGTGTGATTTGCACATGCATACTGTATTTTCGGATGGTACTGTTTGGCCAACCGTTCGTATTGAAGAGGCTTGGAATGAGGGTTTAGATGCCATTTCAATTACCGATCATATTGAATATCGCCCACATTCGATTGATGTGGTGGCCGATCATAACCGGTCGTACGATTTGGCAAAACCATTGGCCGATCAATCAGATATTTTATTAATAAAAGGAGCTGAAATTACACGCAGTATGCCACCGGGGCACTTAAATGCGTTGTTTATTACAAATGCCAATTTACTGGAACTGGAGGATGTACAGGATGCCGTAAAAGAGGCGCGTGACCAGGGAGCATTTATCATGTGGAATCACCCCTGCTGGGATGCACAGCAACCCGACTCGGTTTTGTGGTGGGACGAACATTCCTATTTCCTCGAGAATGATATGTTACACGGAATTGAAGTTTATAACGGAGAGTTTTGTCCTGAAGCTCTGGATTGGGCAAACGAGAAAAAGCTGACTATGCTGGGAAATTCAGATGTGCATGGACCAATGGATGTAAACGACGGACACCGGCCGTTAACCCTGGTTTTTGCAAAAAGCCGCACCATAGGCGGAATTAAAGAAGCGTTGTTCGACGGACGAACTGCCGTTTATTTTGACAATACAATCGTTGGTCGTTCCGAATTTTTGGAGCCGCTTTTCTTCGAGTCGTTGAAATATAAAAACACGCCGCTACAACTAAAAAACAGAGAATCGAAAGTGGTAAAGATCACTAATAACTCGGATGTGGATTACAACCTGGAGCTGGTTCAGCCCGGTGTGGGGTTTGATGCACCGGAAACGGTTACACTAAAAGCGCATCATGTTTCAGCACTGAGTTTAAGTGGTAATTCTGATGAGGTGGCGAGTACCGGAAGTCTGGATGTTTACTACCGGGTAAATAATATGCTTACCGGAGTAGATGATCCGCTTGTAGTAACATTCACCTTCCGAAACAATTAG
- a CDS encoding glucosamine-6-phosphate isomerase, with product MKVNFTKVEEAFFEETKSKKISARIPYITTESFPKLGLLSALSFLEWASKNPNGVACLPTGKTAQYFLDFTHLLLDNWNNKKGKDFLEKYGLADVKKPDLSELSFVQMGEFFPINPEQHNSLYNYAQKQYIEGLGFKKGNALLINSEEIKLAEDKHYSEIFPDFKIDLSLRYREAKTHQEQLQQESIFKIDDWCTAYENKIREKGGIGFFLSGIGPDGLIAFNTRGSDHFSSTRLTETNFETQAITAADLGGIEVSKNRLVVTIGLGTLTFNPDNKAIVYAAGEAIADTIKASLEKEPSVTYPATALQKLKNARFYLTEGAAVTLDDSIECYYTCTPWNHQKTERAVIELCKKINKFGSKLDLEDLKADKYCSMIPDLNENTVQSVIDSILEKLQKGMKKEENQVYYHTGPHHDDIMLGIMPTTNRQSRDASNEMHFSVATSGFTAVTNTFLYNLLVDTKDLINKGKIEMVNFPDFFKDGYKYKWDKDIYHYLDNIAAQDEEEKRRGVCHRVVRALALIWGIKNEEELRETIFEILTSLKNTYDGGKNPPKIQKLKGMIREFEEELVWAHYGIMVKNVHHLRLGFYSGESNYDKDILPILEDFRKYKPTVISLAMDPQGSGPDTHYKVLMAIAKAVEDWSKEEDLSKLRIVGYRNVWFKYNPWDVEVIVPVSLNSLATLGKSFSECYITQVNASFPSYQLDGKFSDLTQRVWFDQHKQIQLLLGKNFFYQNESPLLRATHGVIYHRELSVEQFLEEAHKLGKAMENIL from the coding sequence ATGAAAGTCAATTTTACAAAGGTTGAAGAAGCATTTTTCGAAGAAACAAAGTCAAAGAAAATTTCAGCCAGAATTCCGTATATCACCACTGAAAGTTTCCCAAAACTGGGGCTGCTTTCGGCACTAAGTTTTCTAGAGTGGGCAAGTAAAAACCCCAATGGTGTAGCCTGTTTGCCAACAGGAAAAACGGCACAGTATTTTCTGGATTTCACCCATCTTTTGCTCGATAACTGGAACAACAAGAAAGGAAAAGACTTTCTAGAGAAATATGGTTTAGCCGATGTAAAAAAGCCTGATTTGAGCGAACTCTCCTTTGTACAAATGGGCGAGTTTTTCCCTATTAACCCAGAGCAACACAACAGCCTTTACAATTACGCACAAAAACAATACATTGAAGGTTTAGGCTTTAAAAAAGGAAATGCCCTGCTTATTAATTCTGAAGAAATTAAACTGGCAGAAGACAAACATTATTCCGAGATATTCCCGGATTTTAAAATCGACCTCTCGTTGCGTTACCGCGAAGCAAAAACACATCAGGAGCAATTGCAGCAAGAATCGATTTTTAAAATTGATGACTGGTGTACAGCCTACGAAAATAAAATTCGTGAAAAAGGCGGAATCGGTTTCTTCCTGAGCGGCATTGGCCCCGATGGACTGATCGCTTTTAACACGCGTGGATCTGATCATTTTTCTTCAACACGTTTAACCGAAACAAACTTTGAAACGCAAGCCATAACTGCGGCGGATTTGGGCGGAATTGAAGTATCGAAAAACCGACTGGTTGTTACCATTGGCTTGGGTACACTTACTTTTAACCCTGATAACAAAGCAATTGTTTATGCTGCCGGCGAAGCCATTGCCGACACCATAAAAGCTTCGCTGGAGAAAGAACCTTCGGTAACGTATCCGGCAACAGCACTACAAAAACTAAAAAATGCACGTTTTTACCTTACTGAAGGTGCAGCGGTAACTCTTGACGACAGCATTGAATGCTACTACACCTGCACTCCGTGGAATCACCAGAAAACAGAGCGAGCAGTAATTGAACTCTGCAAAAAGATAAACAAGTTCGGCTCGAAACTGGATTTGGAAGACCTGAAAGCCGACAAATACTGCAGCATGATCCCTGATTTGAATGAAAACACCGTTCAGTCGGTAATCGATTCAATTTTGGAAAAACTGCAAAAAGGAATGAAAAAAGAGGAGAATCAGGTGTACTACCACACCGGCCCGCACCACGACGATATTATGCTTGGCATTATGCCAACGACCAACCGCCAGTCGCGCGACGCAAGCAACGAAATGCATTTTTCGGTAGCAACATCGGGGTTTACAGCGGTAACAAATACCTTTTTGTACAACCTGCTGGTTGATACCAAAGACCTGATAAACAAGGGTAAAATTGAAATGGTTAATTTCCCCGACTTTTTTAAAGACGGATACAAATACAAGTGGGACAAAGACATATATCACTACCTGGACAACATTGCTGCACAAGATGAAGAAGAAAAGCGCCGTGGAGTTTGTCACCGCGTAGTACGTGCACTGGCTCTAATTTGGGGAATTAAAAATGAAGAAGAACTTCGTGAAACGATTTTCGAGATTCTCACCAGCCTGAAAAATACTTACGATGGCGGAAAAAATCCTCCAAAAATTCAGAAGCTGAAAGGAATGATTCGTGAGTTTGAAGAGGAACTGGTTTGGGCACACTACGGCATTATGGTGAAAAATGTTCACCACCTGCGTTTAGGCTTTTACTCGGGCGAATCGAACTACGACAAAGACATTCTTCCAATTCTGGAAGACTTTAGAAAATACAAACCAACAGTTATTAGTTTGGCAATGGATCCGCAGGGAAGCGGCCCAGATACACACTACAAAGTGCTGATGGCCATTGCAAAGGCTGTTGAAGACTGGAGCAAAGAAGAAGACCTGAGCAAGCTGCGAATTGTTGGTTACCGCAATGTGTGGTTTAAATACAATCCGTGGGATGTTGAAGTAATCGTTCCGGTATCGTTGAACTCGTTAGCAACACTGGGCAAATCATTCTCGGAATGTTACATTACACAGGTTAATGCTTCGTTCCCAAGTTACCAGTTAGATGGTAAATTCAGCGACCTTACACAACGCGTTTGGTTCGATCAGCACAAACAAATACAGTTGCTATTAGGTAAAAACTTCTTCTATCAAAACGAATCTCCGCTGTTACGCGCCACACACGGTGTAATTTACCACCGCGAATTAAGCGTTGAGCAATTCCTTGAAGAGGCCCATAAACTGGGAAAAGCAATGGAAAATATACTTTAA
- a CDS encoding FAD-dependent oxidoreductase — translation MAAKTKKEPPLVKQVVTNNQEISPGVHVISFHRTSDFLPGQVVKIGVDTDHPPRIYSICSGNQEDEIRILFNIKDDGFLTPQMAAMIPGDILYVSEPYGSFLGIKEPAWWIATGTGIAPFYAMYRSGISENKTLIHGVRHLNQFYFEDELEWSMGKNYVRCCSQEQSCNVFPGRVTNYLEGLTELPDVKYYLCGKALMVVEVRDMLIEKGVDYANIIAEIYF, via the coding sequence ATGGCAGCAAAAACAAAAAAAGAACCACCATTAGTTAAGCAGGTAGTTACCAATAACCAAGAGATTTCGCCCGGAGTGCATGTGATATCGTTTCATCGAACTTCGGATTTTTTGCCCGGACAAGTGGTGAAAATCGGAGTCGATACCGATCATCCACCGCGTATTTACAGCATTTGCAGTGGAAATCAGGAAGACGAAATCCGAATTCTGTTCAACATAAAAGACGATGGTTTTTTAACCCCCCAAATGGCAGCTATGATTCCGGGAGATATTTTATACGTGTCGGAGCCCTACGGTAGTTTTCTGGGCATCAAAGAGCCGGCCTGGTGGATTGCCACCGGAACCGGAATTGCTCCTTTTTATGCCATGTACCGCTCTGGAATCTCAGAGAATAAAACACTCATTCATGGGGTGAGGCATTTAAACCAGTTTTATTTCGAGGATGAACTGGAATGGTCGATGGGAAAAAATTATGTACGTTGTTGCTCGCAGGAACAATCGTGCAATGTTTTTCCGGGACGGGTTACCAATTATCTGGAGGGGTTAACCGAATTGCCCGATGTAAAATATTACCTTTGCGGAAAGGCGCTAATGGTTGTGGAAGTGCGTGATATGCTGATTGAAAAAGGTGTGGATTATGCCAATATTATTGCCGAAATTTATTTTTAG
- a CDS encoding metal ABC transporter ATP-binding protein → MDPLIKIENLTVAYDKVPVLENVDLEIFENDFLGVIGPNGGGKTTLLKAILGLKKPESGKIHFSKEMSGRKKPIGYLPQVRHIDRKFPITVFDVVLSGAIMQNRQNAKSVAKDKAEALLEEMGVAGIRNKAIGELSGGQMQRVFLCRALLSDPKLLVLDEPDTFVDNRFEGELYEKLEKLNEELAILLVSHDVGTITSCVKSIACVNKYLHYHASNVISQEQLANYNCPIQIISHGEVPHTVLKHHHH, encoded by the coding sequence ATGGATCCATTAATTAAAATAGAAAATCTGACGGTTGCTTATGATAAAGTACCGGTGCTGGAAAATGTCGATCTCGAAATTTTTGAGAACGATTTTCTGGGAGTTATTGGCCCTAACGGAGGAGGCAAAACAACCTTGTTAAAAGCCATTTTGGGATTGAAGAAGCCGGAATCGGGGAAAATTCATTTCTCAAAAGAAATGAGCGGCCGGAAAAAACCAATTGGCTATTTACCACAGGTACGGCATATTGATCGGAAATTCCCGATCACTGTTTTTGATGTGGTACTTTCGGGGGCCATTATGCAAAATCGCCAAAATGCCAAAAGTGTGGCAAAAGATAAAGCTGAAGCATTGCTCGAAGAAATGGGTGTTGCCGGAATTCGAAATAAAGCCATTGGCGAACTGTCGGGCGGGCAAATGCAACGTGTGTTTTTATGCCGTGCCTTGTTGAGCGATCCTAAACTTCTTGTTCTCGACGAACCGGATACTTTTGTGGATAACCGTTTTGAAGGCGAATTGTACGAAAAGTTGGAGAAGTTAAATGAAGAGCTTGCCATTCTTTTGGTTTCGCACGATGTGGGCACCATAACCAGCTGTGTAAAATCTATCGCTTGTGTAAATAAGTACCTTCATTATCATGCAAGTAATGTTATTTCGCAAGAACAGTTGGCGAATTATAACTGCCCAATACAAATTATCTCGCATGGCGAAGTTCCGCATACCGTTTTAAAGCATCATCATCATTAA
- a CDS encoding zinc ABC transporter substrate-binding protein, translating into MKRIILLLVVATLFASCENQKKAEKSAGSDVVTVSILPQKTFVEKIAGDDFEVNLLIPTGSSPAAYTLLPSQLKDITRSAIWFRIGYIGFEHSWADKIEQANTKMKVVNISEGLDLIADKMEQHGDHVHIDGVDPHVWLSPVMVKQMTKVILDELSALKPEKAEDYKANYMRFVKECDQLNIDIKNQLKDYAGRKFIVFHPSLSYYAREYGLDQYSLETGGKEPTPQQLRKVVDMAKAEGIEVVYIQSEFDREHARVFADEIGGKIIQVWPLNPEWEENLRTMTQILIDNF; encoded by the coding sequence ATGAAGAGAATAATACTTTTATTGGTTGTGGCAACTTTGTTTGCATCGTGCGAGAACCAAAAGAAAGCAGAAAAAAGTGCCGGGTCCGACGTTGTTACCGTGAGTATTTTACCACAAAAAACGTTTGTTGAAAAAATTGCGGGCGACGACTTTGAAGTAAACCTGCTTATCCCGACCGGATCGAGCCCGGCAGCCTATACACTTTTGCCTTCGCAGTTGAAGGATATTACCCGTTCGGCCATTTGGTTCCGTATTGGTTACATTGGTTTCGAGCACTCGTGGGCGGATAAAATTGAGCAGGCCAATACCAAAATGAAGGTGGTAAATATTTCGGAAGGACTGGATTTGATTGCCGACAAAATGGAACAACACGGCGATCATGTGCACATCGATGGAGTTGACCCGCATGTGTGGCTTTCTCCTGTTATGGTAAAACAAATGACGAAGGTAATTCTCGACGAACTTTCGGCGCTAAAACCCGAAAAAGCAGAAGACTACAAGGCCAACTACATGCGTTTTGTAAAAGAATGCGATCAGCTGAATATCGATATTAAAAATCAGTTGAAAGATTATGCCGGGCGAAAGTTTATTGTTTTTCACCCGAGCCTTTCGTATTATGCCCGCGAATATGGTTTGGATCAGTATTCGCTTGAAACAGGAGGAAAAGAACCAACGCCTCAGCAGTTACGCAAAGTGGTTGATATGGCTAAAGCAGAAGGCATAGAAGTTGTTTACATTCAAAGTGAATTCGACCGGGAACATGCTCGTGTTTTTGCCGACGAAATTGGAGGTAAAATTATTCAGGTGTGGCCACTTAATCCGGAGTGGGAAGAAAACCTAAGAACGATGACCCAAATTCTGATTGATAATTTTTAA
- a CDS encoding outer membrane lipoprotein-sorting protein — translation MKRTFFLATLMLFALISTQAQSLDQVLNNYYKANGLDKIADVKTFDIKAKVSVMGMEMPMHIRVKNPDKFRVDMDMMGQKTISAFDGENGWMINPMMGAEVQDLEGAQLKQAMGQADMEGALYNYKAKGSNIEMLGKVDVDGDEAYKLKLTDKDGGVQTYYINADDYMVSKVESRVEAMGQSMDVVTKMLEYKDVKGIKMASKIEMDMSMGKQSVVMEEIKIDEPIDDSLFEKPTE, via the coding sequence ATGAAACGTACCTTTTTTTTAGCCACCTTAATGCTTTTTGCATTAATCAGCACACAAGCACAATCTCTCGACCAAGTATTGAACAATTACTACAAAGCTAACGGCTTGGATAAAATAGCCGATGTAAAAACATTTGATATAAAAGCAAAAGTTAGTGTTATGGGAATGGAAATGCCTATGCACATTAGAGTGAAAAACCCTGACAAGTTTAGGGTGGATATGGACATGATGGGACAAAAAACCATCAGTGCTTTTGATGGGGAAAATGGATGGATGATTAACCCTATGATGGGAGCCGAAGTTCAGGACCTGGAAGGAGCACAATTAAAACAAGCAATGGGGCAAGCCGATATGGAAGGAGCGCTTTATAACTACAAAGCAAAAGGCAGTAACATTGAAATGCTGGGAAAAGTTGATGTTGATGGAGATGAAGCATACAAACTAAAACTGACTGATAAGGATGGTGGTGTTCAGACCTATTATATTAATGCCGACGACTATATGGTTTCGAAAGTTGAATCGAGAGTTGAAGCCATGGGACAGAGTATGGATGTTGTAACAAAAATGCTGGAGTACAAAGATGTTAAAGGAATTAAAATGGCCAGCAAAATAGAGATGGATATGTCAATGGGCAAACAATCGGTGGTAATGGAAGAAATAAAAATTGATGAGCCAATTGATGACAGCCTGTTTGAAAAACCAACGGAATAA
- a CDS encoding ROK family protein, which produces MKKVAIGVDIGGTNTAIGVVDAEGNVMVKDNISTPSHGDIDQYISDLAAAIKELIKSVKLLNENLEVFGIGIGAPNGNYYSGTIEYAPNLSFKGVVRLVELLRAHFPNLEALALTNDANAAAIGEMIYGGAKDMKNFVMFTLGTGVGSGIVVNGDLVYGHDGFAGECGHTTLIPGGRLCGCTALGHLEAYCSAPGMKRTAFEIMVQKNATDSLLADKSFNELDSKMIYDAAEKGDKVALEVFEKTGAWLGQGLADTVHHLSPEAVFLFGGPTAAGDYIFAPTKKYMEKYLLPIFKDKIKILPSELKPGDAAIVGASALAWKELEKE; this is translated from the coding sequence ATGAAGAAAGTAGCAATTGGAGTTGATATTGGCGGAACAAATACTGCCATTGGCGTAGTTGACGCTGAAGGAAATGTGATGGTAAAAGACAATATTTCTACACCATCGCATGGCGATATCGACCAATATATCTCAGATTTGGCAGCGGCCATAAAAGAACTGATCAAATCAGTTAAGTTATTGAATGAAAACCTAGAAGTTTTTGGTATAGGAATTGGCGCTCCAAACGGAAATTACTACAGTGGAACAATTGAATATGCACCAAATCTTTCGTTTAAAGGAGTGGTTCGTTTGGTAGAACTACTTCGCGCACACTTCCCTAATCTGGAAGCACTTGCACTAACAAACGATGCAAATGCAGCAGCTATCGGCGAAATGATTTACGGTGGTGCTAAAGACATGAAAAACTTTGTGATGTTTACACTTGGCACAGGCGTAGGTAGTGGAATTGTTGTAAATGGCGACTTGGTTTACGGTCACGACGGTTTTGCTGGCGAATGTGGTCATACAACACTTATTCCCGGCGGACGTTTGTGCGGATGTACTGCGCTGGGGCACTTAGAGGCATATTGTTCGGCACCCGGAATGAAACGTACTGCTTTTGAGATTATGGTTCAGAAAAATGCTACTGATAGTTTACTGGCCGATAAATCGTTTAATGAACTTGACTCGAAAATGATTTACGATGCTGCTGAAAAAGGCGACAAAGTTGCATTAGAAGTTTTTGAGAAAACGGGTGCATGGCTCGGACAAGGTTTAGCTGATACAGTACACCACCTTAGTCCAGAAGCAGTGTTCTTGTTTGGTGGCCCAACAGCTGCCGGCGATTACATTTTTGCGCCAACAAAAAAATACATGGAAAAATACTTGCTTCCTATCTTTAAAGATAAGATCAAGATTCTTCCATCGGAATTGAAACCCGGCGATGCTGCTATTGTTGGAGCTAGTGCACTGGCCTGGAAAGAATTGGAAAAAGAATAA
- a CDS encoding ROK family transcriptional regulator, which produces MEKLFKTTGNQSQAVEQKKIAQKKQILRSIYFNGPLSNSDLARQIKLSTPKINSLLLELIEDQLVTELGRGDSSGGRRPNIYGLVENGFYVVGITINVARTIISIFNSCNQEVSGPHYFPIKMSSDINIFDQVNAELEKVIKDSNIDREKILVAGLELPGLINQKEGINQTYFPEEKDLFSKLKNIFGIPVFISHDAKLRTFAEQYFGLAKGKKNVLMLQADWGLGLGIIINGKLYTGKSGYSGEFGHIPLADNGVLCVCGKQGCLETIVSANAIARQAREGIEQGHSSLIKELVKEDLNKIDISTVIQAANSGDQFAISLFSEVGKWLGRGMAYLIQIFNPELIIIGGQVAVASQFILAPIQQAIHTFSNRDISNETQILFSELGTKAGTMGAAAYALERISKK; this is translated from the coding sequence ATGGAAAAACTATTTAAAACCACAGGAAATCAAAGTCAGGCAGTTGAGCAAAAAAAGATTGCTCAGAAAAAACAGATTCTTCGTTCAATCTATTTTAACGGCCCGCTTTCAAATTCCGACCTTGCCCGCCAAATTAAATTAAGTACACCAAAAATAAACAGCCTGCTGCTGGAGCTAATTGAAGACCAATTGGTAACAGAGTTAGGACGAGGCGATTCGAGTGGTGGCCGGCGCCCCAATATTTACGGACTTGTTGAAAACGGTTTTTACGTAGTTGGAATAACCATAAATGTGGCTCGTACTATTATTTCAATTTTCAACAGCTGCAACCAGGAAGTTAGTGGCCCGCATTATTTCCCGATAAAAATGTCGTCGGATATTAACATTTTTGACCAGGTAAATGCCGAGCTTGAAAAAGTTATCAAAGACAGCAATATCGACCGCGAAAAGATTTTAGTAGCCGGACTTGAATTACCGGGTTTGATCAATCAAAAAGAAGGGATTAACCAAACGTATTTCCCTGAAGAAAAAGACCTGTTTTCCAAACTAAAAAATATATTCGGGATACCCGTTTTTATTAGCCACGATGCCAAATTACGCACTTTTGCCGAACAGTATTTTGGACTGGCAAAAGGCAAGAAAAATGTGTTGATGCTGCAAGCCGACTGGGGTTTGGGGCTGGGTATTATTATTAACGGAAAATTGTATACCGGAAAATCGGGCTACTCGGGCGAATTCGGACACATACCATTGGCCGATAACGGCGTACTTTGTGTGTGCGGAAAGCAAGGCTGTTTGGAAACCATCGTTTCGGCCAATGCAATTGCACGCCAGGCGCGCGAGGGAATTGAGCAAGGCCATTCTTCGCTGATAAAAGAACTGGTAAAAGAAGATTTAAACAAAATAGATATTTCAACAGTTATTCAGGCTGCCAATTCCGGCGATCAGTTTGCCATTTCGCTATTTTCTGAAGTAGGGAAATGGCTGGGACGAGGAATGGCTTACCTGATTCAGATTTTTAATCCTGAGTTGATCATTATTGGTGGACAAGTTGCTGTGGCCAGTCAGTTTATTCTGGCGCCAATACAACAGGCCATTCATACATTTAGTAACCGCGACATTAGTAACGAAACCCAAATTCTGTTTTCGGAATTGGGAACTAAAGCAGGAACCATGGGGGCAGCAGCTTATGCGCTGGAAAGAATTTCAAAAAAATAA
- a CDS encoding metal ABC transporter permease, with product MNAIIELFSYEFFQKAFLAAVFASISCGIIGAYIVSRRIVFISGGITHASFGGIGLAFFLGFNPLLGAVLFAVLSALGIQFFTKVAEIREDSSIAIWWSLGMALGIIFVFLTPGYTPNLMSYLFGNILTVTTSELWWMFMLNLVIVFFFAVFLRKILYIAFDEEFARTAGLPVALFNYLIIVLIALTVVLNIRVVGIILILSLLTIPQATANLYTNDFKRLLVYSSLFAFVGTIAGLFISYFLNIPSGAAIIFTLVIIFGILRLVKLFV from the coding sequence ATGAACGCGATAATAGAATTATTTTCATACGAATTTTTTCAGAAAGCTTTTTTGGCCGCAGTGTTTGCCAGTATCTCGTGCGGGATAATTGGGGCATATATTGTTTCGCGGCGTATTGTGTTTATTAGTGGCGGAATTACACACGCTTCGTTTGGAGGAATAGGATTGGCATTTTTCCTCGGCTTTAATCCGTTGCTGGGAGCCGTACTTTTTGCTGTTTTGTCGGCTTTGGGCATACAGTTTTTTACTAAAGTGGCCGAAATTCGCGAAGATTCATCCATTGCAATTTGGTGGTCGTTGGGAATGGCACTAGGGATTATTTTTGTTTTCCTTACTCCTGGATACACACCAAACCTGATGAGTTACCTTTTCGGGAATATTCTTACGGTTACCACTTCCGAGCTTTGGTGGATGTTTATGCTCAACCTGGTTATCGTTTTTTTCTTTGCCGTATTTCTTCGTAAAATCCTTTACATCGCTTTCGATGAGGAGTTTGCGCGCACGGCAGGTTTGCCGGTAGCCTTGTTCAACTACCTCATAATAGTGCTTATTGCGCTAACTGTTGTTTTAAACATCAGGGTAGTGGGTATCATTCTTATTTTGTCGTTGCTGACTATACCACAGGCCACAGCCAATTTATACACCAACGATTTTAAACGCCTGCTGGTGTATTCGTCGTTGTTTGCTTTTGTTGGCACAATAGCCGGTTTGTTTATTTCCTATTTCCTGAATATTCCTTCAGGAGCTGCTATCATTTTTACGCTGGTTATTATTTTCGGAATACTTCGTTTGGTAAAATTATTCGTGTGA